The Afipia massiliensis genome has a segment encoding these proteins:
- a CDS encoding DUF2125 domain-containing protein: MPVLVLAAAAAWSGFWFYAASHVDEKFEEWRTREAKSGRAYECASRSVTGFPFRMEVRCESPVVTLTSQTADQTQLTARLKDILVVAQVYDPTKIIAEFTGPATVAGRGEAPSFVAGWTTGRASASGLPTPQRVSLVFDDPALDRMNGSAQTPLLRAKHLELHTRLLEGSLSNNPVVETAFLVTAGSLQGLHPILVEPFDADIRALLRGLKDFAPKPWPERFREIQAAGGRLDFTQSRVQQGETIAVAAGSLALTPTGYLDGELTMTVAGIERVVSQLGIDKLLMDGVPQSTVDRIAPGVSAQDVNKVIGALDRMIPGLGNVARKNANAGVVAGINLLGQASTLEGKPARAFPLKFTEGVISIGPLRIAQTAPLF, from the coding sequence ATGCCGGTTCTGGTCCTCGCCGCAGCCGCGGCGTGGAGCGGGTTCTGGTTCTATGCCGCGTCCCATGTCGACGAGAAATTCGAGGAATGGCGCACGCGCGAGGCGAAATCCGGCCGCGCCTATGAGTGCGCCAGCCGCTCGGTTACGGGCTTTCCGTTCCGCATGGAGGTTCGCTGCGAAAGTCCGGTGGTGACGCTGACATCGCAGACCGCCGACCAGACCCAGCTCACTGCGCGGTTGAAGGATATTCTGGTCGTCGCGCAGGTTTACGATCCGACCAAGATCATCGCCGAATTCACCGGACCGGCGACCGTCGCGGGCAGAGGAGAGGCTCCGTCCTTCGTTGCGGGCTGGACCACGGGCCGCGCCAGCGCTTCCGGTCTGCCCACGCCGCAGCGCGTCTCTCTGGTGTTCGACGATCCGGCGCTCGATCGCATGAACGGTTCAGCGCAGACGCCTTTGTTGCGCGCAAAGCATCTCGAGTTGCATACGCGTCTGCTGGAAGGCTCGCTGTCGAACAATCCGGTGGTGGAGACGGCGTTTCTGGTGACGGCGGGAAGCTTGCAGGGATTGCATCCCATTCTCGTCGAGCCGTTCGATGCGGACATCCGCGCACTGTTGCGCGGCCTGAAGGACTTCGCGCCGAAACCCTGGCCGGAACGTTTTCGCGAAATTCAAGCCGCCGGTGGCCGCCTCGATTTCACCCAGTCGCGTGTGCAGCAGGGTGAGACCATCGCGGTTGCCGCGGGTTCGCTCGCCCTCACGCCGACCGGGTATCTCGACGGCGAACTGACGATGACGGTCGCGGGGATCGAGCGGGTGGTGTCGCAGCTCGGCATCGACAAGCTGTTGATGGACGGCGTGCCGCAATCGACCGTCGATCGCATCGCGCCCGGCGTCAGCGCGCAGGACGTCAACAAGGTGATCGGCGCGCTCGACCGGATGATTCCGGGATTAGGCAATGTCGCACGCAAGAATGCCAATGCCGGTGTGGTTGCAGGCATCAACCTGCTTGGTCAGGCCTCGACGCTGGAAGGCAAGCCCGCGCGGGCGTTTCCGCTGAAGTTCACAGAAGGCGTGATTTCTATCGGTCCCTTGCGGATCGCGCAGACCGCGCCGCTGTTTTGA
- a CDS encoding prephenate/arogenate dehydrogenase family protein, whose amino-acid sequence MNAQPLFGRIALIGFGLIGGSIARAARTQGLAGEIVTTARSPATRARVQELGIVDRVVDTNADAVKDADLVILSIPVGACGPVAEEIAPHLKPGAIVSDVGSVKGMVLRDMAAHLPKTVHFIPAHPVAGTEHSGPDSGFAELFINRWCILTPPPDADPAAVEKLAEFWRALGANVETMGADHHDLVLAVTSHLPHLIAYTIVGTADELEDVTQAEVLKFSAGGFRDFTRIAASDPTMWRDVFLANKDAVLEMLGAFQEDLSKLTRAIRRGDGEALFDHFTRTRAIRRGIVSLGQETADPDFGRKHANLPKPADKA is encoded by the coding sequence GTGAACGCGCAACCGCTATTCGGGCGAATCGCGCTGATCGGCTTCGGCCTGATCGGTGGCTCGATTGCGCGTGCGGCACGCACCCAGGGGCTTGCAGGAGAGATCGTGACCACCGCGCGCTCGCCGGCGACCCGCGCGCGCGTGCAGGAACTCGGCATCGTCGATCGCGTGGTGGACACAAATGCGGACGCAGTGAAGGACGCTGACCTCGTCATACTGTCCATCCCGGTCGGCGCCTGCGGGCCGGTCGCGGAGGAAATTGCGCCGCATCTCAAACCAGGCGCAATCGTCTCCGATGTCGGCTCCGTCAAAGGCATGGTGCTGCGGGACATGGCCGCTCATCTGCCGAAGACCGTCCATTTCATTCCAGCGCATCCGGTAGCGGGCACCGAACATTCCGGTCCCGATTCAGGCTTTGCCGAACTGTTCATCAACCGCTGGTGCATCCTGACGCCGCCGCCGGACGCGGACCCGGCCGCCGTCGAGAAGCTTGCGGAATTCTGGCGCGCGCTTGGCGCCAATGTCGAAACCATGGGGGCCGACCATCATGACCTCGTGCTCGCCGTCACCAGCCATCTGCCGCATCTGATCGCCTACACCATCGTCGGGACCGCCGACGAACTGGAAGACGTGACACAGGCGGAAGTGCTGAAATTCTCCGCGGGCGGTTTCCGCGATTTCACCCGCATCGCGGCGTCCGACCCGACCATGTGGCGCGACGTGTTCCTTGCCAACAAGGATGCCGTGCTGGAGATGCTCGGCGCGTTTCAGGAAGATCTGTCGAAACTTACCCGCGCGATCCGCCGCGGCGACGGCGAAGCGCTGTTCGATCACTTCACCCGCACCCGCGCGATCCGCCGTGGCATCGTCAGTCTCGGTCAGGAAACCGCCGATCCCGACTTCGGCCGCAAGCACGCAAACCTTCCGAAGCCAGCGGACAAGGCGTAG
- a CDS encoding chorismate mutase, producing MTKQPPSLQDLRREIDSIDEQVHGLLMQRGDIIDRLISVKKTQEVGSAFRPAREADMMRRLAQRHRGILPLDTVESIWRVIISTFTYVQSPFSVHADLSVGESAMRDSARFHFGFTVPFLAHFNAEAAVEAVAKSKGDLALISAISSRSPWWIALEPTAAPKIIARLPFVERADHPAALPVFVVSRVAADAMVTEVEMWSVRVSGWSADVARALSPFSEIIAVPDTASDGAALLISVPGPGGLDKITAALVAAGASVRSSALVGSHATRYTVPPTTASK from the coding sequence ATGACCAAGCAACCGCCATCACTGCAGGACCTGCGCCGCGAAATCGATTCCATCGATGAGCAGGTGCATGGCCTCTTGATGCAGCGCGGCGACATCATAGACCGTCTCATCTCGGTGAAGAAGACGCAGGAAGTCGGCTCGGCGTTCCGGCCCGCACGCGAGGCCGACATGATGCGCCGGCTGGCGCAGCGTCATCGCGGCATCCTGCCGCTCGACACCGTCGAGAGCATCTGGCGCGTCATCATCTCGACGTTCACCTATGTGCAGTCGCCGTTCTCGGTGCATGCCGATCTGTCGGTCGGCGAATCCGCGATGCGGGATTCGGCGCGATTCCATTTCGGCTTCACCGTCCCGTTTCTCGCGCACTTCAATGCCGAGGCTGCGGTCGAAGCCGTGGCGAAATCCAAGGGCGATCTGGCGCTGATCTCGGCGATCAGCAGCCGCTCGCCCTGGTGGATCGCGCTGGAGCCAACAGCCGCGCCGAAGATCATCGCGCGGTTGCCGTTCGTCGAGCGCGCCGACCATCCGGCGGCGCTGCCGGTGTTCGTAGTCTCGCGCGTGGCGGCGGACGCAATGGTCACCGAAGTCGAGATGTGGAGCGTTCGCGTGTCCGGCTGGAGCGCGGATGTGGCGCGTGCGCTGTCGCCATTCTCCGAAATTATCGCCGTCCCCGATACGGCCTCCGATGGCGCCGCCTTGCTGATCTCGGTTCCGGGCCCGGGTGGTCTCGACAAGATCACCGCCGCGCTGGTCGCCGCCGGGGCCTCCGTGCGTTCATCGGCCCTCGTCGGGAGCCATGCGACGCGCTATACGGTGCCGCCGACCACTGCGTCCAAATAG
- the hisC gene encoding histidinol-phosphate transaminase → MSRPVPKPGILDIAPYTPGKSGAGLTGRVFKLSANETPLGPSPKAIEAYKAAADHLEDYPEGTSRALRETIGRTYGLDPDRIICGAGSDELLNYLANTYLGPGDEAIHTTHGFLVYPIATMANGAVNVIAPEKNFTADVDAILNLVTPRTKMVWLANPNNPTGTYVPFDEVKRLRAGLPPHVLLVIDAAYSEYVSRNDYEAGIEMVATHDNTVMTRTFSKIHGLASLRVGWMYGPANIIDAVNRIRGPFNVSTAASEAAIASLEDPEHQNRSRVHNDTWRTWLTEEVGKLGLEVTPSVANFILIHFPQEKGKTAEDADAFLTKRGLILRALKNYKLPHALRMTVGTEEANRLVVAALAEFMGQK, encoded by the coding sequence ATGTCACGTCCTGTGCCGAAGCCGGGCATTCTCGATATTGCACCCTACACGCCGGGCAAAAGCGGCGCCGGGCTGACCGGCCGCGTGTTCAAGCTGTCCGCGAACGAGACCCCGCTCGGGCCGTCACCGAAAGCCATCGAAGCCTACAAGGCCGCCGCCGATCATCTGGAGGATTACCCGGAAGGCACTTCGCGTGCGTTGCGCGAAACCATCGGACGCACTTACGGCCTCGATCCCGACCGCATCATCTGCGGCGCGGGCTCGGACGAACTTCTCAATTATCTTGCCAACACCTATCTCGGTCCCGGCGACGAGGCGATCCACACCACCCACGGCTTCCTCGTCTATCCGATCGCCACCATGGCGAACGGCGCCGTCAATGTGATCGCGCCGGAGAAGAATTTCACCGCCGACGTCGATGCGATCCTGAATCTCGTGACGCCGCGCACCAAGATGGTCTGGCTGGCCAACCCGAACAATCCGACCGGGACCTATGTGCCGTTCGACGAGGTCAAGCGGCTGCGCGCCGGATTGCCGCCGCATGTGCTGCTGGTGATCGACGCGGCGTACTCCGAATACGTCTCGCGCAACGACTATGAAGCCGGCATCGAAATGGTCGCCACCCACGACAACACGGTGATGACGCGCACCTTCTCGAAGATTCACGGGCTCGCGTCGCTGCGCGTCGGCTGGATGTACGGGCCGGCCAACATCATCGATGCCGTGAACCGCATTCGTGGCCCGTTCAATGTCTCGACGGCAGCATCGGAAGCCGCGATCGCATCGCTGGAAGACCCCGAACACCAGAACCGGTCCCGCGTGCATAACGACACGTGGCGCACGTGGCTCACCGAAGAAGTCGGCAAGCTGGGACTTGAGGTGACGCCGAGCGTTGCGAATTTCATTCTGATCCACTTCCCGCAGGAAAAGGGCAAGACCGCGGAGGACGCCGACGCATTCCTCACCAAGCGCGGCCTGATCCTGCGCGCGCTGAAGAACTACAAGCTGCCGCATGCACTGCGCATGACCGTGGGCACCGAAGAAGCCAACCGTCTGGTGGTCGCCGCACTCGCCGAATTCATGGGGCAGAAGTGA
- a CDS encoding gamma-glutamylcyclotransferase has protein sequence MAAKILSESEFPEGDLWVFGYGSLIWKPGFAFLEQKPARLIGEHRSLCIYSMVHRGTPEKPGLVLGLDRGGACQGVAFRVAATDRKATVAYLREREQVTGVYREVMRSVWLQGDARQRVSALAYVADRSHDQYAGRLTMDEQLRLVRQGHGAYGPNDEYVIATVTALEAQGVRDAPLHRLAALLHGEAALHRHT, from the coding sequence ATGGCCGCAAAAATCCTTTCAGAATCGGAGTTTCCCGAGGGCGACCTGTGGGTGTTCGGCTACGGATCGCTGATCTGGAAGCCGGGCTTCGCGTTTCTCGAACAGAAGCCGGCGCGGTTGATCGGCGAGCATCGCTCGCTCTGCATCTATTCGATGGTTCATCGCGGCACGCCGGAAAAACCCGGACTGGTGCTGGGGCTCGATCGCGGCGGAGCCTGCCAGGGCGTCGCGTTCCGGGTGGCGGCAACTGACAGAAAAGCGACCGTCGCCTATCTGCGCGAGCGCGAGCAGGTGACGGGCGTCTATCGCGAAGTGATGCGTTCGGTCTGGCTTCAGGGCGATGCCCGCCAGCGCGTCAGCGCGCTGGCCTATGTCGCCGACCGCAGCCACGATCAGTACGCGGGCCGGTTGACGATGGACGAGCAGTTACGGCTGGTGCGCCAGGGTCACGGCGCTTACGGGCCGAACGACGAATACGTCATCGCGACGGTGACCGCGCTGGAGGCACAGGGCGTTCGCGACGCCCCGCTGCATCGTCTCGCAGCGCTGCTGCATGGCGAAGCCGCCCTGCACCGTCACACCTGA